The following proteins come from a genomic window of Elusimicrobiota bacterium:
- a CDS encoding RES family NAD+ phosphorylase: MNLAAVQTLLPGVACPHKAYYRVVSKGFASGIDDIGPSFLVGWRYNPKHEFGVLYLSVSPECCALERGRQFGGGAEVFRPFVTGRFKVDVRRCLDVTHKDVLRALEINREDLLAGDDYSLPQSIAREARRVGFEAVIAPSAASDRCQNLVVFKDKLTPPSYCLLDTLVD, encoded by the coding sequence GTGAATCTGGCCGCCGTCCAAACCCTTCTTCCCGGTGTCGCGTGCCCCCACAAAGCCTACTATCGCGTGGTGAGCAAGGGGTTCGCCTCCGGCATTGACGACATCGGGCCTTCGTTCCTCGTTGGTTGGCGGTACAATCCGAAGCACGAGTTCGGTGTCCTGTATCTGTCGGTCAGCCCGGAGTGTTGCGCCCTGGAGCGGGGGCGGCAGTTCGGCGGGGGGGCCGAAGTGTTTCGACCCTTCGTGACGGGGCGGTTCAAGGTCGACGTTCGACGCTGTTTGGACGTGACCCACAAGGACGTCCTGCGGGCGCTCGAAATCAATCGGGAGGACCTGCTGGCGGGCGACGATTACTCTTTGCCCCAATCCATCGCCCGGGAAGCCCGCCGGGTGGGGTTTGAGGCCGTTATTGCCCCTTCCGCCGCCAGCGACCGCTGCCAAAATTTGGTTGTTTTCAAGGACAAATTGACCCCGCCTTCTTATTGCCTTCTTGACACGCTGGTTGATTGA
- a CDS encoding DUF2384 domain-containing protein, translated as MNTLLAGDRVPAAEARRRINMIVLEIDAKGTDLARGLNINDAQLNRMRHKKTGFYRQETLRPINRLQEILDLAEKILTRPGLRKWFMTPTPKLNDLPPLMCLRTDKEAEKVKSLLMALGHGFPA; from the coding sequence ATGAATACACTTTTGGCCGGGGATCGCGTGCCGGCGGCGGAAGCCCGCCGGCGGATCAACATGATCGTTCTTGAAATCGACGCCAAAGGGACGGATCTGGCCCGGGGCCTCAATATCAACGACGCCCAACTCAACCGCATGCGCCACAAAAAGACGGGATTTTACCGACAGGAAACCCTTCGCCCCATCAACCGGCTTCAGGAAATCTTGGACCTGGCCGAAAAGATTTTGACCCGCCCGGGGCTCCGCAAATGGTTCATGACCCCGACCCCGAAACTGAACGATTTGCCGCCTTTGATGTGCCTTCGGACCGACAAGGAGGCGGAGAAAGTGAAATCCCTCCTGATGGCCCTGGGGCACGGTTTTCCTGCGTGA